The Flavobacterium commune genome contains a region encoding:
- a CDS encoding glycosyl hydrolase 115 family protein encodes MFKNKFTTIFLVFIFLFANAIKAQNSNFTIVSGNQKASILVEDKEPKVVHIASKMLADDVFSISNQRLAIAKNSSGIVIMAGTIGQSKWIDALVSKQKITITDVKGKWETYKIQVVENPTAAIKKALVIVGSDRRATAYGLLEISRIIGVSPWEWWADVTPDKKDDLVLNIETKTYGSPSVKYRGIFLNDEDWGLQPWAAKTFEPETGDIGPKTYAKVFELLLRLRANTIWPAMHKSTKAFYSFPKNKQVADDYAIVVGTSHAEPMLSNINAEWNHNTMGEYRYDTNSGVIKDFFRKRAKETAAFENIYTVGMRGEHDSPMIVGEDDSDSQVKLLEQVITDQRAILKKATGKEPKTIPQAFIPYKEVLDYYQKGLQLPEDVQLVWTDDNYGYIRQLSNLKEQKRSGGAGIYYHTSYWGRPHDYLWLNSTNPVLMWEEMAKAYEFQSRDLWILNCGDIKPHEYNIELFLDMAWHMTPFAKSQSVKTHMQNWASREFGTQNATQITDLFFEYYRLAFQRRPEFMAWNQVEPETKSKPTALTQIHYGDEVSKRIDEYQNLMNTAEKLQKEIPANRQNAFYELVTYPVVGAASLNHKWLYSYKNKFVAEQGRGSAAFFASKAEEAYKRIQKETNYFNDELANGKWKHIMSMSPRYLPVFGETTATTAVAGTKPELKLALESYEMEVNHKTENSYADVLPVFNAYIDNQYYIDVFMRGAGEISWQAKPKADWIKISQQQGVLDNDKNSQQRIWVSIDWSKVPKGENKKEAPLGHDYQLIPPSYKVNSAIDFVSKDTLITIGISAFNPKFEALENYKGFVEDKGYISIDAANFSNKKEGAAAQWETFEGIGYAGKVSVALPRTANSEVDLKSIKDNSPLMEYDFYSFNFGQANVKVQAIPTHAFYQGKGVRCAVAIDDAEPVILDFQTFGRSDEWLQNVLKNAAVKSAAQIINKAGKHKLRIWMVDPGVMIDRVLIDLGGWKDSYAFPAETKM; translated from the coding sequence ATGTTCAAAAATAAGTTTACTACCATTTTTCTAGTCTTTATTTTTCTTTTTGCCAACGCAATAAAGGCACAAAATAGCAATTTTACGATTGTTTCAGGAAATCAAAAAGCGAGTATTTTAGTTGAAGATAAAGAACCAAAAGTGGTTCATATCGCTTCTAAAATGTTGGCTGATGATGTGTTTTCTATCAGCAATCAACGATTGGCAATTGCGAAAAATAGTTCAGGAATAGTAATTATGGCAGGAACTATTGGACAAAGTAAATGGATAGATGCTTTGGTTTCGAAACAAAAAATTACTATTACTGATGTAAAAGGAAAATGGGAAACTTATAAAATTCAAGTAGTCGAAAATCCAACAGCAGCCATTAAAAAAGCATTGGTTATTGTAGGTTCTGACCGAAGAGCTACAGCTTATGGTTTGTTAGAAATTTCAAGAATCATAGGCGTTTCTCCTTGGGAATGGTGGGCTGATGTTACGCCAGACAAAAAAGACGATCTAGTCTTAAATATTGAAACGAAAACCTATGGTTCGCCATCAGTGAAATACAGAGGAATTTTTCTAAATGATGAAGACTGGGGTTTGCAGCCCTGGGCAGCTAAAACTTTTGAACCGGAAACGGGAGATATTGGCCCAAAAACCTATGCTAAAGTTTTCGAATTGTTGTTGCGTTTGAGAGCCAATACCATTTGGCCAGCGATGCATAAAAGCACCAAAGCTTTTTATTCATTTCCAAAAAACAAACAAGTTGCTGATGATTATGCCATTGTGGTAGGAACTTCGCACGCTGAACCGATGTTGAGTAATATTAACGCAGAATGGAATCATAATACAATGGGTGAATATCGTTATGATACCAACTCAGGAGTGATCAAAGATTTTTTCAGGAAAAGAGCCAAGGAAACAGCTGCTTTCGAAAATATTTATACTGTAGGAATGCGTGGTGAACACGATTCGCCGATGATTGTTGGCGAAGACGATTCGGATTCTCAGGTTAAATTATTAGAGCAAGTAATTACCGATCAAAGAGCGATTCTGAAAAAAGCCACAGGAAAAGAACCTAAAACCATTCCGCAAGCATTTATTCCTTACAAAGAAGTATTGGATTATTACCAAAAAGGATTGCAATTGCCGGAAGATGTGCAACTGGTTTGGACGGATGATAATTATGGATACATTCGTCAATTGAGTAATTTAAAAGAGCAAAAACGTTCTGGTGGCGCGGGGATTTATTACCATACTTCCTATTGGGGACGTCCGCATGATTATTTGTGGTTGAATTCGACTAACCCGGTTTTAATGTGGGAAGAAATGGCAAAAGCTTATGAATTTCAATCCCGCGATTTATGGATTTTGAACTGCGGAGATATCAAACCACATGAATACAATATCGAATTGTTTTTGGATATGGCTTGGCATATGACTCCTTTTGCTAAAAGCCAAAGTGTAAAAACACACATGCAAAACTGGGCTTCGAGAGAATTTGGAACTCAAAACGCTACTCAAATTACTGATTTGTTTTTCGAATATTATCGTTTGGCTTTCCAGCGTCGTCCTGAGTTTATGGCCTGGAATCAGGTAGAACCGGAAACCAAATCAAAACCAACGGCGCTGACTCAAATCCATTATGGAGATGAGGTTTCGAAAAGGATTGACGAATACCAAAATTTGATGAATACTGCCGAAAAATTGCAAAAAGAGATTCCAGCAAATCGTCAAAATGCTTTTTACGAATTGGTAACTTATCCTGTTGTTGGCGCAGCGAGTTTAAATCATAAATGGTTGTATTCGTATAAAAATAAATTTGTAGCCGAACAAGGAAGAGGAAGTGCTGCTTTTTTTGCTTCAAAAGCTGAAGAAGCTTATAAGCGAATTCAGAAAGAAACCAACTATTTCAATGACGAATTGGCTAACGGAAAATGGAAACATATTATGAGTATGTCGCCACGTTATTTGCCTGTTTTTGGAGAAACCACAGCAACTACTGCGGTTGCAGGAACAAAACCTGAATTGAAACTGGCTCTGGAAAGTTATGAAATGGAAGTCAACCATAAAACGGAGAATTCCTATGCCGATGTTTTGCCTGTTTTTAACGCTTACATAGACAATCAGTATTATATTGATGTTTTTATGAGAGGCGCTGGCGAAATTTCCTGGCAAGCAAAACCAAAAGCCGATTGGATTAAAATTTCGCAACAACAAGGCGTTTTGGATAACGATAAAAACAGTCAACAACGCATTTGGGTAAGTATCGACTGGAGTAAAGTTCCAAAAGGAGAAAATAAAAAAGAAGCCCCATTAGGACACGATTACCAATTGATTCCGCCAAGTTATAAAGTCAATTCGGCAATCGATTTTGTGAGTAAAGACACTTTAATCACTATTGGGATTTCGGCTTTTAATCCAAAGTTTGAAGCATTAGAAAATTACAAAGGTTTTGTGGAAGACAAAGGATATATCTCGATTGACGCAGCGAATTTTTCGAACAAAAAAGAAGGTGCAGCAGCCCAATGGGAAACTTTTGAAGGTATTGGATATGCAGGAAAAGTAAGTGTGGCTTTGCCAAGAACGGCTAATTCTGAAGTGGATTTAAAAAGCATAAAAGATAATAGTCCGCTTATGGAATATGATTTTTATAGTTTTAATTTTGGTCAAGCCAATGTAAAAGTACAAGCCATTCCAACGCATGCTTTTTACCAGGGAAAAGGAGTGCGATGTGCTGTAGCTATTGATGATGCTGAGCCTGTGATTTTAGATTTTCAAACTTTTGGAAGAAGTGATGAATGGTTACAAAATGTATTGAAAAATGCGGCAGTAAAATCGGCAGCACAAATTATCAATAAGGCAGGAAAACATAAATTGAGAATCTGGATGGTTGATCCCGGAGTAATGATTGACCGCGTTTTAATTGATTTGGGAGGCTGGAAGGATTCCTATGCTTTTCCAGCAGAAACAAAAATGTAA
- a CDS encoding hybrid sensor histidine kinase/response regulator transcription factor has product MKSKLIIILVFFISFSTSIGQNIKFEHYNESNGLSYNSVRHIVQDKNGFMWLGTFFGLNRFDGYQFKPYMSSELGKNKLYNDDITALELDETSNNLWIGTRKGLTLYKMDTHVFSTFFNEKNNPNSLPEDEIRAVHVDKFKRVWVGTMSKGLAVYYPKEQRFSKINIKGFEYVKEVFQDKKGNIWVGSFGKGSVAKIILGAKGEILKITTYGLSIPNSNQKNPYINFIYEDFKSDIFVGTREGLYKLNKSKNTFENLYIKDAVLRNKLGPYFISIARAPDGKYWLGTLGGLLVCNQLEDIATGNFQRYFSKLTDDNSLVGNLVNSLYFDKSGVLWIGTEDGLDKYDPYGDQFKINKDISLYNDNQKPNIRGFAKTYDGKVIVATRYNGLFVSREKSFVPLFNNRYDIASIYSNDGKLFYCGLWDGKILVYNYLSNSSRLVDIGVKSSPIISFLVADDNTLVVGSFGEGAVILDAKTLEIKVPKGVLLSDFQINKIKTDRFKNLWFATETGVARYNVKSRKLKLYLKGEHEKIGLPASHVSDILIDVNGDIWVATVKGIGLYDAKKDNFVPVLEPKELHGKWITDLEMDNDGYLWLNINNNSIARYKKKSKKINIYYVDSGNRLDVFSSKGFYSLNNSTIYLGGKNGIIYFSADKIKENKIAPSPIITEFKVQNEEVFPGLEINGQIPFYKDINIHKEVELNYDNRNFSIQFSAPSYTNERLNTFEYMLEGFDKNWITTTSDARTIQYTNLNPNEYTFKIRASNSDGIWSKTAAYKITILSPFWTNTKIFLLLILILSVSSYYIRKEIKSRLKLRQALLLERVKRDSDERLSNEKLQFFTNISHELRTPLTLILGPAKQLLEQNDGVDYDKSKVHLIYQNASRLLLLVNQILDFRKAQSGELKLKVSKTEIVANTQTVFDSFTQLAQDKEINFNFNCELENLEAWIDVDKYHKILYNLLSNALKFTNNYGTVELFIGTKEKEGETILVVEVSDNGIGIPLESQKKIFSRFYQVKTSKKNNTGSGIGLSLVISLVEVHRGQLKLKSAPLQGSVFTLELPVSKSSYKKSEVFDIEYKETEVAYEAADKIKKGNQSTELKQTVLVIEDNAELRFFIVEYLSEFYRVYQAENGDEGLNLCRKIKPALCVVDAMMPVMGGFQFVEALKNDDDISHTALIMLTALSENENKIKGYNLGVDEYMVKPFDPSLLKTRIDNIIRTRTELKQKFSGEIESDVSTLTHSQLDIDLISNITDLIEQNMSDPELTANFLCAELGMSSSKLYRKIKQLTDLSPNEFIRTVRLKKAAQLLKLKVNNVSEVADKVGFNDPLYFSRCFKKQFGYSPSRLIK; this is encoded by the coding sequence ATGAAATCTAAATTGATTATCATTTTAGTTTTTTTTATTTCATTCTCTACGAGTATTGGGCAGAATATAAAATTCGAACATTATAATGAGAGTAATGGACTTTCGTATAATTCGGTGAGGCATATTGTTCAGGATAAGAACGGTTTTATGTGGCTGGGTACTTTTTTTGGACTGAACAGATTTGACGGCTATCAGTTTAAACCTTATATGAGTTCGGAACTGGGTAAGAACAAACTGTATAATGATGATATTACCGCTTTAGAACTTGATGAAACTTCTAATAATTTATGGATAGGAACCCGAAAAGGGCTTACCTTGTATAAAATGGATACGCATGTTTTTAGTACTTTTTTTAATGAAAAAAACAATCCAAATAGCTTGCCTGAAGATGAAATTCGTGCTGTTCATGTAGATAAATTTAAAAGAGTTTGGGTAGGTACAATGAGTAAAGGACTCGCTGTTTATTATCCTAAAGAACAACGGTTTTCTAAAATAAATATTAAAGGTTTTGAGTATGTAAAAGAAGTTTTTCAGGATAAAAAAGGAAATATTTGGGTAGGAAGTTTTGGCAAAGGTTCAGTAGCTAAAATTATACTGGGAGCCAAGGGTGAGATTTTAAAAATAACTACTTATGGTTTGTCTATCCCTAATTCGAATCAAAAAAATCCTTATATCAATTTCATTTATGAAGATTTTAAATCGGATATTTTTGTTGGTACAAGAGAAGGTCTTTATAAGTTAAACAAGTCAAAAAACACATTTGAGAATCTTTATATTAAGGATGCGGTTTTAAGAAATAAATTAGGACCTTATTTTATTTCAATTGCCCGTGCTCCCGACGGTAAATATTGGCTTGGAACTCTTGGAGGACTTTTGGTTTGTAATCAATTAGAAGATATAGCTACGGGTAATTTTCAAAGGTATTTCTCCAAACTTACCGATGATAATTCACTGGTAGGAAACTTAGTGAATTCCTTGTATTTTGATAAATCAGGGGTGCTGTGGATAGGTACAGAGGATGGTTTAGATAAATATGATCCTTATGGAGATCAGTTTAAAATTAACAAAGATATTTCATTGTATAATGACAATCAAAAACCTAATATCCGTGGTTTTGCTAAAACTTATGACGGCAAAGTGATTGTGGCTACAAGATACAATGGGCTTTTTGTTTCCAGAGAAAAGTCATTTGTTCCATTGTTCAATAACAGATATGATATTGCCAGTATTTATTCTAATGACGGAAAGCTGTTTTACTGTGGTTTGTGGGATGGTAAAATATTGGTTTATAATTATTTGTCCAATAGTTCCAGATTAGTTGATATTGGGGTGAAAAGTTCGCCTATAATTTCTTTTTTAGTAGCCGATGACAATACTTTGGTAGTAGGCTCTTTTGGGGAAGGAGCTGTAATTTTAGACGCAAAAACTTTAGAAATTAAAGTTCCAAAAGGTGTTTTGTTGTCAGATTTTCAGATTAATAAGATAAAAACAGATCGTTTTAAGAATTTATGGTTTGCAACTGAAACTGGGGTTGCAAGATATAATGTAAAGAGCAGAAAACTCAAACTGTATTTGAAGGGTGAGCATGAAAAAATAGGACTGCCTGCCAGTCATGTGAGTGATATTTTAATTGATGTCAATGGAGATATTTGGGTGGCAACAGTCAAAGGTATTGGCCTTTATGATGCCAAGAAAGATAATTTTGTTCCTGTTTTAGAGCCTAAAGAACTGCATGGAAAATGGATTACCGACTTAGAAATGGATAATGATGGCTATTTGTGGTTAAATATCAACAATAACAGTATTGCCAGATATAAGAAAAAGTCAAAGAAAATAAATATTTATTATGTTGATAGCGGTAATAGACTAGATGTTTTTAGTTCTAAAGGATTTTACAGTTTAAATAACTCAACTATTTATTTAGGAGGCAAAAATGGAATCATCTATTTTTCGGCTGATAAAATTAAAGAGAATAAAATAGCGCCTTCGCCAATTATAACAGAGTTTAAAGTTCAAAATGAAGAGGTGTTTCCTGGCTTAGAAATCAATGGTCAGATTCCGTTTTATAAGGATATTAACATCCATAAGGAAGTGGAACTTAATTATGATAATCGCAATTTTTCCATTCAGTTTTCGGCACCTTCTTATACTAATGAGCGACTGAATACCTTTGAGTATATGCTGGAAGGTTTTGATAAAAACTGGATTACTACCACTAGCGATGCCAGAACTATTCAATATACTAACCTTAATCCTAACGAATATACATTTAAAATAAGAGCTAGTAATAGTGATGGAATTTGGAGTAAAACGGCAGCTTACAAAATTACTATTCTGTCTCCTTTTTGGACTAATACAAAGATTTTCCTGTTGCTGATTTTAATACTTTCGGTGTCTTCATATTACATCCGAAAAGAAATTAAATCCCGTCTTAAGCTAAGACAGGCACTTTTGTTAGAGCGTGTAAAACGCGATAGTGACGAGCGTCTATCGAATGAAAAGCTACAGTTTTTTACTAATATTTCACATGAATTAAGGACACCATTAACATTGATTTTAGGCCCGGCCAAGCAATTATTAGAACAAAATGACGGCGTGGATTATGATAAATCCAAAGTTCATTTGATTTATCAAAATGCCAGTAGATTGTTGTTGCTGGTAAACCAAATTTTAGATTTTAGGAAAGCACAATCCGGAGAATTAAAATTAAAAGTGTCCAAAACAGAAATTGTTGCTAATACGCAAACCGTTTTTGATTCCTTTACACAATTGGCACAGGACAAAGAGATTAATTTTAATTTTAACTGCGAACTTGAAAATCTCGAAGCCTGGATTGACGTAGATAAATACCATAAGATTCTCTACAATTTACTTTCGAATGCGTTGAAATTTACCAATAACTATGGTACAGTGGAATTGTTCATCGGAACAAAAGAAAAAGAGGGTGAAACAATATTGGTTGTTGAGGTAAGCGATAATGGAATAGGTATTCCACTGGAAAGCCAGAAAAAGATTTTCTCCAGATTTTATCAGGTTAAAACCAGTAAAAAAAATAATACCGGATCGGGTATTGGATTGTCTTTAGTTATTTCATTGGTTGAGGTTCACAGAGGGCAATTGAAATTAAAAAGTGCTCCTTTGCAGGGAAGTGTTTTTACCTTGGAATTGCCTGTGTCTAAAAGCAGTTATAAAAAATCGGAAGTTTTTGATATTGAATACAAAGAAACCGAAGTGGCTTATGAAGCCGCAGATAAAATAAAAAAAGGCAATCAAAGTACAGAGTTGAAACAAACTGTTTTAGTTATTGAAGACAATGCCGAGTTGCGCTTTTTTATAGTCGAATATTTATCTGAATTTTACAGAGTGTATCAGGCAGAGAATGGTGATGAGGGCTTGAATCTTTGTAGAAAAATTAAACCGGCACTTTGTGTGGTCGATGCAATGATGCCGGTTATGGGAGGATTTCAGTTTGTTGAGGCCTTAAAGAATGATGACGATATTAGTCATACAGCATTGATTATGCTGACTGCTTTATCAGAAAACGAAAATAAAATTAAAGGATACAATTTAGGTGTAGATGAGTATATGGTTAAACCATTTGATCCTTCTTTATTAAAAACCCGAATTGATAATATTATTAGAACCCGTACCGAGTTAAAACAAAAATTCTCCGGCGAAATTGAAAGTGATGTCTCAACATTGACGCATTCACAATTAGATATTGATTTAATTTCGAATATTACCGATTTGATTGAGCAAAATATGAGTGATCCCGAATTGACGGCAAACTTCCTTTGTGCTGAATTAGGGATGAGTTCGTCTAAATTGTATCGAAAAATCAAGCAATTAACCGATTTGTCACCTAATGAGTTTATTAGAACGGTTCGTTTGAAAAAAGCGGCGCAGTTGTTAAAATTAAAAGTGAATAATGTTTCGGAAGTGGCTGATAAAGTGGGTTTTAATGATCCGCTATATTTTAGCAGGTGTTTTAAAAAACAGTTTGGATATTCGCCAAGCCGATTGATTAAGTAG
- a CDS encoding acyltransferase family protein, with product MNAISNPNSNRFLSLDMFRGLTICLMIVVNTPGTGAHFYDYLTHANWFGFTLADLVFPSFLFAMGNAMSFSMGKMKETTANVFWKKVIKRSVIIFLLGYLMYWFPFFRQGMDGAWELKPFAETRIMGVLQRIALCYFVTAIIFYYLSEKAAIILSVILLLGYWAILYLFGQPEAELEMATNAVTRFDLFVLGEGHIYKRDSIPFDPEGILSTLPSIVNVVGGFIAGSFIQRIGKSFEGIAKLLIVGFLLMALARWWDLVLPISKKLWTGSFVLYTVGIDLSIMAILIYFIELKQKHFGVEFTTVFGKNPLFIYLFSELFFITLRLIPVNSKMDAFEWVSERIFQRIFPGSFGAFVTAIVFMLVCWSLGWWLNKKRIYIKI from the coding sequence ATGAACGCAATTTCTAACCCAAATTCCAATCGTTTTTTGTCCCTTGATATGTTCAGGGGACTAACGATTTGTTTAATGATTGTAGTCAATACGCCTGGAACGGGAGCTCATTTCTATGACTATTTGACTCATGCCAATTGGTTTGGATTCACCTTAGCCGATTTGGTATTCCCTTCCTTTCTTTTTGCAATGGGAAATGCAATGAGTTTTTCTATGGGAAAAATGAAAGAAACTACGGCTAATGTTTTTTGGAAAAAAGTAATCAAACGCAGTGTTATCATTTTTCTGTTGGGGTATTTAATGTATTGGTTTCCTTTTTTTAGACAAGGAATGGATGGTGCTTGGGAATTAAAACCTTTTGCCGAAACCCGCATTATGGGTGTTTTGCAACGCATTGCTTTGTGTTATTTTGTTACGGCCATTATTTTTTATTATTTATCAGAGAAAGCAGCAATAATTCTTTCGGTAATATTGTTGTTGGGATATTGGGCAATATTGTATTTATTTGGACAACCTGAAGCCGAATTAGAAATGGCTACCAATGCTGTAACTCGTTTTGATTTATTTGTTTTAGGAGAAGGTCATATTTACAAACGCGATAGTATTCCATTTGATCCCGAAGGAATTTTAAGCACCTTGCCATCCATTGTCAATGTTGTAGGAGGTTTTATCGCTGGAAGTTTTATTCAGAGAATTGGAAAATCATTTGAAGGAATAGCAAAACTGTTGATTGTTGGGTTTCTTCTGATGGCTTTAGCACGTTGGTGGGATTTAGTTCTACCTATTTCTAAAAAATTGTGGACTGGTTCTTTTGTGCTTTATACCGTTGGAATTGATTTATCCATCATGGCTATTTTAATTTATTTTATCGAATTGAAACAAAAGCATTTTGGAGTAGAATTCACCACCGTTTTTGGTAAAAATCCTTTGTTTATTTATTTGTTTTCTGAATTGTTTTTTATCACTTTACGTCTCATTCCGGTAAATTCGAAGATGGATGCTTTTGAATGGGTGAGCGAACGTATTTTTCAAAGAATATTTCCAGGAAGTTTTGGTGCATTTGTCACCGCAATTGTATTCATGTTGGTTTGCTGGTCTTTGGGCTGGTGGTTGAATAAAAAACGCATTTATATTAAAATTTAA
- a CDS encoding phosphatidylinositol-specific phospholipase C1-like protein: protein MISKNKILSLLIISLFLLVSFKKEEPVKMNEIQVIGSHNSYKIAIEEPLWNYLFQRDSAAAKALQYTHISIEKQLDLGLLNLEYDVLYDPKGGYYSNPKGLEIVKSLGKVPLEYDTENKLAQPGLKMFHVPDIDFRSHYLLFKEGLFALKKWSDLHPNHTPIFILINAKDDNNRKLREPLPFTKSALDSIDIEIRSVFEDSKLITPDLVRGKFNTLEEAILKKGWPDLNAVKGRFLFVLDENETKINRYLEGHPSLKNRVLFVNSKEGNPEAAFRVINDPIKNFDYIKELVAKGYIVRTRADDGTTEARTNDYTKFEKAKASGAQVISTDYYMPSTLFKSSYKVSFDNNRYERIKKRNHVQK from the coding sequence ATGATTTCAAAAAATAAAATTTTAAGCTTGCTAATAATCTCATTGTTTTTATTGGTTTCTTTTAAAAAAGAAGAACCTGTAAAAATGAATGAAATTCAGGTTATTGGCAGTCATAATTCATATAAAATTGCTATTGAAGAGCCGCTGTGGAATTATTTGTTTCAACGGGATTCGGCAGCAGCCAAAGCACTACAATATACTCATATTTCGATTGAAAAGCAATTGGATTTAGGACTTCTAAATTTAGAATATGATGTGTTGTATGATCCAAAAGGAGGCTATTATTCGAATCCAAAAGGTTTGGAAATTGTAAAATCATTAGGGAAAGTGCCACTGGAATATGACACAGAAAATAAGTTGGCTCAGCCCGGATTAAAAATGTTTCATGTTCCCGATATCGATTTTAGAAGTCACTATTTGTTATTTAAAGAAGGATTATTCGCTTTAAAAAAATGGTCGGATTTGCATCCAAATCACACGCCCATTTTTATTTTGATAAATGCCAAAGATGATAATAATAGAAAATTACGAGAGCCCTTGCCTTTTACAAAATCGGCTTTAGATAGTATTGATATTGAAATCCGTTCGGTTTTTGAGGATTCGAAATTGATAACTCCTGATTTGGTTCGGGGAAAATTCAATACCTTAGAAGAGGCTATTTTAAAAAAAGGATGGCCTGATTTGAATGCTGTTAAAGGGAGATTCCTTTTTGTTTTGGATGAAAATGAAACTAAAATTAATCGCTATCTTGAGGGACATCCGAGTTTAAAAAACAGAGTGTTGTTTGTAAACAGTAAAGAAGGAAATCCTGAAGCGGCTTTTAGAGTCATAAACGACCCGATTAAAAATTTTGATTACATCAAAGAATTAGTAGCCAAAGGTTATATCGTTCGCACTCGCGCCGATGACGGTACAACGGAAGCCAGGACGAATGATTATACTAAATTCGAAAAAGCAAAAGCATCGGGAGCACAGGTCATTTCAACTGATTATTATATGCCATCAACACTTTTTAAATCATCTTACAAAGTGAGTTTTGACAATAACCGTTACGAAAGAATTAAAAAAAGAAACCATGTTCAAAAATAA
- a CDS encoding metallophosphoesterase family protein, with translation MNYCKKVIVGLTIVLTVVSCTSVRELTPKSTQVAFLSDVHLLDIYGTFSDSDYKGVQNPYDGKYTLARTMKSQLQSTRLFNENYFAFIAALDDVAKRNIKTVLLPGDFSDDGQPINIRGLKKILNEYSNKYGIHFIITTGNHDVAKPFLTDSGKTDFLGEGGKNQVIMSKAGMYVPKSSDELPAVITKDIGTMGYAEVLQELGDFGFFPKKTDLYWETPFTSYNPDNYTFEKALEQSTIEKRTYAIPPYNSQIPDLSYLVEAQKDVWFLAIDGNVYVPKEEAKEHPKNPLNYNSANIGYNQVLTHKKHLIAWVTKVVQEAKKRGKTLVAFSHYPMIEFNDGASAMMKALFGEDKMQLHRVPSEEVAQIFAEAGVQLHFAGHMHINDTGIRKYKNGKGLVNIQIPSLAAYIPGYKILTIQSKNKMQISTVAIDSVPGFKTLFPLYEQEYAYLKSTGNPDIWDKGILEAKNYHEFTNWHLKELVRTRFLKKDWPEDFKDFLLKSTAKDLYAFANISHSNQQKFKDKSWTGFDLIFDFYRLYSADELALKDIGEERIRQYKIIIDSYSNHYKKKPRPTVLETSFYEFCSIFKSFLNGAPSDNFIINLNRNTIHN, from the coding sequence ATGAACTATTGTAAGAAAGTAATTGTGGGCTTGACTATTGTTTTGACCGTTGTTTCTTGTACTTCGGTCAGGGAATTAACACCTAAAAGCACTCAAGTTGCATTCTTATCTGATGTTCATTTACTGGATATTTATGGGACATTTTCCGATTCAGATTATAAAGGAGTGCAGAATCCTTATGATGGGAAATATACTTTGGCGCGAACTATGAAATCCCAATTGCAATCCACCCGATTGTTTAACGAAAATTATTTTGCTTTTATTGCTGCATTGGATGATGTGGCAAAACGAAATATAAAGACGGTTCTTCTTCCTGGAGATTTTAGTGATGACGGACAACCCATAAACATTCGGGGATTAAAAAAGATTCTGAATGAGTATTCCAATAAATACGGCATTCATTTTATAATTACCACAGGAAATCACGATGTTGCAAAACCCTTTTTGACCGATTCCGGTAAAACTGATTTTCTGGGCGAAGGAGGAAAAAATCAAGTGATAATGAGTAAAGCGGGAATGTACGTTCCTAAAAGTTCTGATGAACTTCCTGCGGTGATTACAAAAGATATCGGGACGATGGGCTATGCCGAAGTTTTACAAGAACTAGGTGATTTTGGTTTTTTTCCAAAGAAAACCGATTTGTATTGGGAAACTCCTTTTACCTCATACAATCCAGATAATTATACTTTCGAAAAAGCATTGGAGCAATCCACAATCGAAAAAAGAACTTATGCTATTCCGCCCTACAATTCGCAAATTCCCGATTTAAGTTATTTGGTAGAAGCCCAAAAAGACGTTTGGTTTTTAGCCATTGATGGCAATGTGTATGTGCCCAAAGAAGAGGCAAAGGAGCATCCGAAAAATCCATTAAATTACAATAGTGCCAATATTGGTTACAACCAAGTTTTAACGCATAAAAAACATTTAATTGCATGGGTGACTAAAGTGGTTCAGGAGGCAAAAAAAAGAGGCAAAACTTTAGTTGCGTTCAGTCATTATCCGATGATTGAGTTTAATGATGGTGCTTCAGCTATGATGAAAGCATTATTTGGTGAAGATAAAATGCAGTTGCATAGAGTTCCAAGTGAAGAAGTGGCACAAATTTTTGCGGAAGCCGGAGTGCAACTTCATTTTGCGGGACACATGCACATCAATGACACGGGAATCAGAAAATATAAAAATGGAAAGGGATTAGTGAATATCCAGATTCCGTCGTTGGCGGCTTATATTCCGGGGTATAAAATCCTGACGATTCAAAGTAAAAATAAGATGCAGATAAGTACAGTTGCTATTGATTCGGTGCCTGGATTTAAAACGCTTTTTCCTTTGTACGAACAGGAATATGCTTATTTAAAAAGTACTGGAAATCCGGATATTTGGGATAAAGGAATCTTAGAAGCTAAAAATTATCATGAATTTACGAATTGGCATCTCAAAGAACTCGTTCGAACACGATTTCTAAAAAAGGATTGGCCTGAAGATTTTAAAGATTTCCTGTTGAAATCGACAGCAAAGGATTTGTATGCTTTTGCTAATATTTCTCATTCAAATCAACAGAAATTTAAAGATAAAAGCTGGACAGGTTTTGATTTGATTTTCGATTTTTATCGACTGTATTCAGCTGATGAACTGGCGTTAAAAGACATTGGAGAAGAGCGGATTCGTCAATATAAAATTATTATAGATTCATATAGTAATCATTATAAAAAAAAGCCGAGACCTACTGTCTTAGAAACTTCGTTTTATGAATTTTGTTCCATTTTTAAAAGTTTTCTAAATGGTGCTCCATCAGATAATTTTATCATAAATTTGAATAGAAATACTATCCACAATTAA